Below is a genomic region from Paludicola sp. MB14-C6.
TTGTTGAATATATTCTGTAAGCGGATGTACTTGTAAGCTTAAGTTTCCGCCATCTATCGTATCAAGGAAGTCAAAGCGAATTGGAAACTCTGCACCAAAACGAGCATGGTTTTTATCTCCTAGTAGATTTCTTGGTTGATATAATACAAGATTGATGGATGGAATTTCAATTTCAATCTCATCTATTTTTAAAATTAAGCTGTTTTCCTCAGGAACACAATCGAAACACCAAGCAAAGTTTTTTTGGGTTTTATCTAAACCACAAACTTCTTTCATCCATTGACCGCCCCAAACACCTGGGTCAAAGAATGGTACTACACGAAATGGTTGCTCAGCAGCTTGTTTTAAGCCAGCAAGATGAGCTTCTTTTGTCATCATCTTTGGTTCATTCGAAATTGTAGAATCTAGAATATAATCCATTTTTTCAAACAAAGAAGTTTTATGACGATCTAATACACGCCAATCAATAAAGAATGCACGCTTATATTTACGAAGAATTTCTTCATCATAGTTGTCTGCACACCAGTTTGCAACTTCATTTCTACGCATACGAAGTTGTAGTTCCCAACGTGGCATATCTGCATAAACGATAATATCTTTTTGTTCTATTAAGCTTGCGCCTATACCATATACAATTACAAGACCTGTTTCAATTGCTGCGATGTCAGCATTTATTTTTGCAAGCTTATCTTTGCAGAAAAATTCTTCAATTTTATGACAAGACAATACACCGAATACACGATCGTTTGTAATATTGCGATTTAACATTGCTTGTATTTGTTCGTTAGAATGATTTGCTTCACTTATGGATATCATAGAAATAGGTTTTAATTGTTTCAACAATTCAAGTAACTCTTGTTGATTCACACCATGATAGCAATCTAATGCTAATACCACTTTGTCCTTTGAGAAAGAATCCACTTTACGTTTTAACTCGTCTATAATTCTTTGTCCGGCAAATGCATGATTTTGAAAACCGTTTACACGCACAAATGGTTTTTTATCATAATTGGAATACCCTTTAACCATATTTTATCATTCTCCTTATTTTATTTGATTTCATTATAGGACATTCTTATTTGAAAAAGAATGACAATATACGCAAAAAAATTGATAAATTGTGCAAACCTAATGAAACATCTCAATGAAATTATGCCTTTAAAATACAGATTTTGCAACCGTATTATGATGAATATAATAATTTTTTTATATAAATTGCGTAAATTTTTTTTATTGAATGTGATTACCTTTTTTGCTATAATGAAGCCACAATAATATAGCTTATTATTTACAAATTTTAAAATATGATTAGGAGATTGTACTATGAACCGCAAAATTAAAGATATTTATGTGGTACACCATTCCCACACTGACATCGGCTACACTGATTTACAAGAGAGAGTAGTTTACACACACATTGATTATATTCGTTCTGCAATAGATATTATCAAAAAAGGATATGAAAACAATACAGGTGATAAAAACTTTAAATGGAACTGCGAAACCTATTTTTGCGTTGAGAAGTTTTTAGAAGAAGCAACAGAGCAAGAAAAATCCGACTTCTATGACCTTGTTAAAAAAGGTAATATTGGTATTTCCGGAACATACCTAAACTTTAATGACCTAGTTGATAAAGCTGTTTTAAACAAAAGAACTAAAGAAATGGTTTCTATTTTTGAAGCACAAAATATACCTGTTAAAGCTGCTATGAATGCTGACATTAACGGTATTTCAATGGGTGCTCGTGATGTTTTCATTGACAATGGTATTGAATTCTTATTTACTAATATACACACCCATCATGGTATGTATCCTTTATATCATAACCAAACTCCTTACTTTTGGGAAAATGAACAAGGCAAAAAATTATTAGTATTTAGCGGCGAACATTACAATTTAGGAAATGCACTTGGTATTGTGTACAATAAAAATATTAACTTCATGACTCAAAACTATTTTGGCAAACAAAATGCGTTTGATTCTCATATTGAAACATTAAAATTTAACGTTGATAAATGTTTTGAGCAATATTTAGAATATAATTATCCATACTCTTTCTTAGTAACTAGTGTTTCCGGCGTATTTAGTGATAATGCACCTCCAAACACAAACATTCTTCGCACAATTGAGGCGTTTAACGAAACTTATGGTGAAGAAGTAACTATGCATATGGTAACTGTAGAAGAACTATACCATCTCATCAAGGAAGAAATAAAAGATGCTCCAACCTACAAAGGTGATTTGAATGACTGGTGGGCAAACGGTGTTGGTAGTACTCCATACGCTGTAAAACATTATAAAGAAGCACAACGTATGTATCATTTGTGTGAACGTTTGAATAAAAAAGCAAATGCTGCAAAAGATTGCTTTACTCGTGAAGCAGAAGACAACTTAATGTTATATGCAGAGCACACATGGGGACATTCTTCTACGATTACCAACCCATATGATACCATGGTACAAAATCTTGATATTCGTAACACAAGTTATGCTTCTAAAGCTCATGAATCAGCTGCAAAAAATCTAAACCGTATTCAACATAAACTTGGCGACAAGCTTCGTTACTATGATTTAGATGGTAAAATTAAAGCTTTTAATGCCGGCTCACAAGAAGGCAAAATGCCGGTTGAATTCTATGTAGAAACTATGCGACTACCGGGTGTGAAAATTACAAATGCAAAAACTGGTGAAGTGATACCTGCTCAACTATCTGCTCATCCACGTGGTGTATTAGTTAGCTTCCTAGATAACTTCGCTGCTCATGAAGAAAAAGAATATACTTATGAGCAACAACCGGAAGCAGACACAACATTCAATACCCGTATTGCTTATGTTGGAGCTGAAAGAATTCGAGATATCGTAACCGATTATGATAACACATACACCTTAAAATATGGTATTGAAAACGACTTTATGAGAATCTCTTATGAAATCGGTAAAGGTGTTACAAGCTTCTTTAATAAATTGGAAAACAAAGAAATGTTAAAAGATGGCTACGCAAAATTCTTTACCCCTATTTATGAAAATACAGAAATTCGCACTGATGTTTATGAAGAGCGCCGTGTTATCGGTAGAAATATTCGTGGCATTCATGCAAAACAATATCAAGCAGAGCTAAGTGATATTAAAGTAATCGAAAATGGTTCTGTATTTACAATGATTGAATTGGTTTATAACCTTGAAGGAACTTACCATAGCTCAGTTGTAATCAAGTTATATCGTGAAATACCAAAATTAGAATTCAAATATAAACTTGCAAAAACACTTTCTGAAGATATTGAAAGCATCTTTATGCCGCTAAGCCTTGATATGAATAGTAGCGAACTGTTTATCAACAAAGGGGACACCATCATGCGCCCTGGTATCGACCAAATTCCAGGTACTTGTATGGAATATTATACTGTTGACAATGGTGTTATCTATACAGGAAAAGAAAGCAATGTGTTAATCCAATGTAAAGACGTTCCATTGATTTATATGGGAGAAATGAAACATCATCCGATTGTTCTTTGCGATAATAAACCGGAAAACAACAAACGAGATGTTTACTCATGGGTTATGAATAACACTTGGGAAACAAACTTTAAAATGGACTTATCCGGTTTCACAGAATATTGTTACACAGTTGATATTATCAAAGCAACTAATATCAATAATAGTTTTGAAACATTAAAAGATAATGCATTTGGCGTTGTAACTTTTATTACTGAATAACTTAATTTCACAAAACTCCAAGAAAGAAATCTTTCTTGGAGTTTGTTTATCATTATGATATAATAACCTCTATGGTACCCAAAATCAAAGATTTTGACCATAACGAGAACATTTTATCGCGGGAACCTGTTTTCACTTACGTGCAAACAGACTTTTTATGATATAATAACTTCTATGGTACCCAAATCAAAGATTTTGGCCATAACGAGAACAGTTAGTAGAAAGGGTGGGCTATTTTATGAGTCAATCAAAAATCTACAAAGAACTTACACAATCAGAACTTGAAAAAATTATAACCGATTTATATGGTAATCAGACTAAATTGGTATCAGCTAACATCTTAAAGGGTGGACTTTTTAATACAACCTACAAAGTAAATACAGACCAAGAAGAAAACGGTTTTGTTTTACGAGTTGGCCCTGTCAACAAACATTTACTAATGGATTTTGAAAAGGATATGATGGCGGCTGAACCTCATTTTCATCAACTGTTACAAGAACATGATATTCCGACTTCAAAAATCATCAAATACTCTCCAGAAAATACAATTTTGGAACGAGATTATATTGCAGTAGAATATATGGAATCCATCCCAATGAACGACCCCTCAGTCGAAAATATAAATCTGGACTCTGTTTATGAAACAGTAGGTAAGTTGACAAGCAAACTCCATAAAATAGCCAATGACAAGTTTGGTTGGTGGCGAAAAACTGACTGGGGCCTATTTGACAAATGGTCCTTATTTATCAAAGTATTCTCTAAAGAGTTAGCTGATAAAGTTGAATTACATAATCTATTACCTACCAATGAAGTCCAACTTTTTAGAGAAATAATAAGTGCAAATTCAAATGTTTTAGACGAAATTACAACTCCACATATGATTCATACTGATCTATGGCAAGGAAATGTATTATTATCCAATAAAAATGGAGATTATGAAGTTGCAGGGATTATTGATTTAGATCGAACAATTTTCGGCGACTGCTTTTGGGATTTCAGCACGCCATGGCTCACCAACGAATCCTTTTTTAAGGGTTATGAAAAAAAATTTATGAAAACAGAATCCTATCAAAAGCGTGAGTTAATTTATAAAATGCTTCTTGCCTTGATGAATACATATGTTGTTCTAATCGAATATGATAATACCGAATGGTATGAAAGTGAAGTCAAAAATGCTTCTGAACTCATTTTAACCAATTCCGATTTTCTTTTAAAATAACGTACAAAAAACGCAGTAAGAATTCTTACTGCGTTTTTTATTCCCCTGTTTTCGCAAATTGAGATTGATATAGATTCGTATAAAATCCATTTTGCTTCATTAACTCATCATGTGTTCCTTGTTCGATTACATTTCCATCTTTCATTACTAATATGCAATCTGCTTCTTTGACTGTAGAAAGCCTGTGTGCAACAATAAAACTTGTTCTGCCTTCCATTATCTTAGCAAATGCCTTTTGAATTTGAATTTCGGTCCTTGTATCAATATTGCTTGTTGCCTCATCCAAAATTAAAATTGGAGGCTTTGTTAGCATAATACGTGCAATACAAAGTAACTGTTTTTGCCCTTGAGATATGTTCCCACCATCTTCTGAGATAACGGTATCATATCCATGTGGCAAACGCTTAATAAAGCTATGTGCATGCGCTGACTTTGCAGCCTCAATTATTTCTTGTTCGCTTACATTCGGTTTGCCAAATGCGATATTTTCTTTTACCGTTCCTTCAAATAACCAGGTGTCTTGCAAAACCATGCCGAATAGATTACGCAAATCATTCCGCTTCATATCTTTGATATTAACATCATCAATATAAATATTACCCTGATTGACCTCATAAAACCGCATCAACAAGTTAATCAATGTTGTCTTTCCGCAGCCTGTTGGCCCTACAATTGCTATTCGTTGACCAAATTGCACATCTAAATTAAAATGTTCAATCAATTTTTGCTCCGTACGATATGAAAAAGACACATCTTCAATCTTTACATTACCTTTGACATCTGTATTTGATTTAGCATTTTCACTATCTTGTTTCTCTTCGGGTTGATCAATTATATCAAACACTCGTTGTGCACTTGCAAATGCAGCTTGTAACTCTGTAACAACTGCCGAAATTTCATTAAACGGTTTTGTATAATGGTTAGCATAACTTAAAAAGCAAGAGAGTTGTCCAATTGAAACACGACCGTTAATAGCATTGATTGCACCTACAATGCTAACAGCAGCATATACCAGCCCATTTACAAATCGAGCACAAGGATTTGTTAACGAAGATACAAACTGTGCTTTCACTCCACATTGATATAACTCATTGTTAATGGATTCAAACTCTTGCTGCGCTTCTTTTTCGTAAGAAAAAGCTTTCACTACTTTTTGATTTCCTATCATTTCTTCCATATAGCCACCTATTTTACCTCTTAACTTAGATTGCTTTGAAAATAGCTGATAAGATCGCTTAGCAATAAATGATGCAACAAAAAGCGATAATGGAGTTAATACTACAACAACAATCGCTATCGTTACATTAACCGATAACATAAAAACCAATGTGCCGACAATCGTTACAATGCCGGTAAACAACTGTGTAAAGCCTTGCAATAAGCCATCCGATACTTGATCTATATCGTTAACTACTCTGCTAATTATATCGCCATGTGCATTTTCATCGATATAAGAAAGTGGTACTTTTTCTAGTTTCTCAAACGCTTGTACTCTTAAATCACGAACTGTTCGATACGTTATCTGGTTAGTACATAGTGCCATAATCCAATGAAATAAGCCACTTAGCAAAACGGTAATGCCTAATACAATCAATATACGCAATATTCCATTGAAATCAACATTATTTTTTCCAACAATCAAATCAATTGCATCACCAATTAATATAGGCGTAAATAAAGTTAATGTTACACTCAACACAGCGCAAATCAATGCAAATATCAAATAGCCGATATAGGGTTTTGTAAAAGATAAAATTCGCTTTAAAATACTCTTTTTCATCCTCTTGCTACCTCCTCATCACTTAGTTGTGATAAACAGATATCCTTGTATACTTGGCAAGCATTGAATAACTCTTGATGTGTTCCAATTCCTGCTATCTCACCATCATCTAATACCACAATACGATTCGCTGATTTGACAGCGCTCACTCGTTGGGAAACGATTAGAACCGTTGTATGTTTGATTTGCTTATGAATGGCTTTACGAAGTGCTGCATCAGTTGCATAGTCTAATGCACTTGCACTATCATCCAATATGAGTATTTGGGGATTTCCCACCAAAGCTCTGGCAATGGTTAATCGTTGTTTTTGTCCCCCAGATAAATTTTTTCCGTCTTGCACAATAATCGTATCTAACCCATTTTCTAGTTGATCAACAAAATCCTTTGCTTGAGCAATCTCTAAGGCTTGGTTTATCTCTTCATCGGATGCATTGGGGTTTGCCCATTTCATGTTGTCACGAATGGTTCCGGAAAATAAAACCGCTCTTTGAGGAACAATTCCGAATTGTTTTCTTAATGTTTGTAATGATTGATGTCTAACATCCATTCCATCAATTAAAATCTCACCACTCGTTACATCATAAAAGCGAGGAAGTAATTGAATTAAAGTGGATTTTCCGGCTCCTGTACCACCGATTATTCCGATTGTTTCGCCTTTTTGAATAGATAAATTGATATTATGCAAACTATACTCTTGTGAATCTTGATAAGAAAAACAAACATCACGAAGTATAATTTTTGTTTTTGTATCTACAATAGTATTCCCTATAACAGAGGGTTCACAAATAGATGAGGTTGTATCAAATAATTCATTCACTCGCTTTGCAGAAGCAAATGCTTTTGTAAACAGTACAACCAAATTTGCAACAATAATCAATGCTATTAGTATCTGGCTCAGATAATTTACAAAAGCAATAATTTCACCTTGAGAAAAAGAACC
It encodes:
- a CDS encoding ABC transporter ATP-binding protein, which codes for MKKSILKRILSFTKPYIGYLIFALICAVLSVTLTLFTPILIGDAIDLIVGKNNVDFNGILRILIVLGITVLLSGLFHWIMALCTNQITYRTVRDLRVQAFEKLEKVPLSYIDENAHGDIISRVVNDIDQVSDGLLQGFTQLFTGIVTIVGTLVFMLSVNVTIAIVVVVLTPLSLFVASFIAKRSYQLFSKQSKLRGKIGGYMEEMIGNQKVVKAFSYEKEAQQEFESINNELYQCGVKAQFVSSLTNPCARFVNGLVYAAVSIVGAINAINGRVSIGQLSCFLSYANHYTKPFNEISAVVTELQAAFASAQRVFDIIDQPEEKQDSENAKSNTDVKGNVKIEDVSFSYRTEQKLIEHFNLDVQFGQRIAIVGPTGCGKTTLINLLMRFYEVNQGNIYIDDVNIKDMKRNDLRNLFGMVLQDTWLFEGTVKENIAFGKPNVSEQEIIEAAKSAHAHSFIKRLPHGYDTVISEDGGNISQGQKQLLCIARIMLTKPPILILDEATSNIDTRTEIQIQKAFAKIMEGRTSFIVAHRLSTVKEADCILVMKDGNVIEQGTHDELMKQNGFYTNLYQSQFAKTGE
- a CDS encoding ABC transporter ATP-binding protein → MMQLARFLKNYKKEVIIGPIFKLTEAIFELIVPIVMMKIIDIGIKNKDMTYVLQMGGILVLLGVVGLGCSLTCQFFAAKASQGFGTDVRNALFKHIISFSHSEIDQFGTPSLITRLNNDVNQLQVAVAMLIRLVVRAPFLAIGATIMAILLDLQLSVIFLITAPFIALILYLVMSKSIPFYKNIQKGLDKVSLIIRENLSGSRVIRAFSKQKYEEQRFIEASDELKNKALQVGKISALLSPLTTIVINFAIIAIVWWGGIRVNVGSFSQGEIIAFVNYLSQILIALIIVANLVVLFTKAFASAKRVNELFDTTSSICEPSVIGNTIVDTKTKIILRDVCFSYQDSQEYSLHNINLSIQKGETIGIIGGTGAGKSTLIQLLPRFYDVTSGEILIDGMDVRHQSLQTLRKQFGIVPQRAVLFSGTIRDNMKWANPNASDEEINQALEIAQAKDFVDQLENGLDTIIVQDGKNLSGGQKQRLTIARALVGNPQILILDDSASALDYATDAALRKAIHKQIKHTTVLIVSQRVSAVKSANRIVVLDDGEIAGIGTHQELFNACQVYKDICLSQLSDEEVARG
- a CDS encoding phosphotransferase family protein: MSQSKIYKELTQSELEKIITDLYGNQTKLVSANILKGGLFNTTYKVNTDQEENGFVLRVGPVNKHLLMDFEKDMMAAEPHFHQLLQEHDIPTSKIIKYSPENTILERDYIAVEYMESIPMNDPSVENINLDSVYETVGKLTSKLHKIANDKFGWWRKTDWGLFDKWSLFIKVFSKELADKVELHNLLPTNEVQLFREIISANSNVLDEITTPHMIHTDLWQGNVLLSNKNGDYEVAGIIDLDRTIFGDCFWDFSTPWLTNESFFKGYEKKFMKTESYQKRELIYKMLLALMNTYVVLIEYDNTEWYESEVKNASELILTNSDFLLK
- a CDS encoding class I mannose-6-phosphate isomerase, translating into MVKGYSNYDKKPFVRVNGFQNHAFAGQRIIDELKRKVDSFSKDKVVLALDCYHGVNQQELLELLKQLKPISMISISEANHSNEQIQAMLNRNITNDRVFGVLSCHKIEEFFCKDKLAKINADIAAIETGLVIVYGIGASLIEQKDIIVYADMPRWELQLRMRRNEVANWCADNYDEEILRKYKRAFFIDWRVLDRHKTSLFEKMDYILDSTISNEPKMMTKEAHLAGLKQAAEQPFRVVPFFDPGVWGGQWMKEVCGLDKTQKNFAWCFDCVPEENSLILKIDEIEIEIPSINLVLYQPRNLLGDKNHARFGAEFPIRFDFLDTIDGGNLSLQVHPLTEYIQQNFGMHYTQDESYYMLDAGEDATVYLGVKENINSQEMIEDLRVAETGEKLFDADKYVNCFKAKKHDHFLIPAGTVHCSGKNAMVLEISATPYIFTFKLWDWGRLGLDGRPRPIHLAHGEKVIQFDRDTKWVKENLVDQVEKISDGDGYIEERTGLHKREFIETRRHWFTKPVTHNTNDGVNVLNLVEGKEAVVSSPTNAFEPFTVHYAETFIIPASVGEYVISPTENCNGETLATIKAYVRN